A region of the Pseudomonas sp. J452 genome:
CGCCTGCAACAGCTCGACTTCGATCCCCGGCACGCTGCGCACCCCCTCGGCAACGAGGCGGGCGATGTGCTCGGTGTGCCCATGGGCACTGTGGTAAATCACCGCGACTTTGTTCATGACTGGTACTCCAGGTTGGACGTGATGCGTGTCTGCACTCAGCGCAGCAGTGCGCCGATCAATAAGGCGGCCAGGTAAAGGCCCAGGCCAAACACGCTGTGATTGGCCAGGCTCTTGAGGCAGTTACGCAGCGGGGTTGGCGTCTTGGCGGCGGCGAAGCCGGAGCCCATGGCCGGCTGGATCACCAACAAGGGGATGCTGACCGTGGCGACGCCCACCAGCAGCGCGGGGAGCAGCGTCGGCTGCCAGGCCCAGTCCAGGCCGACGATGGCCAGCAGCAGCCCGGCAAAGGCGATGCCGGTGGCGTAATGCATGAGCCAGCCCAGGGCCAGTTCGCCACGGATCGGCGGCGCCTTGGCGATGGCCGCATGGGCCAGCCTGCCGCGCAGCAGATGCCCGACCCAACGGCCGATGAAGGCAAAGTTCAGGGTCGGCACGCCGGCGTATTTCAACAGCATCAGCCAGGCATCCATCAGCGCCGTCGCCAGGATGCCGATGCCGGCCGCCAGGGTTATGAATTGCAGTAAGTTCGTCATAAAGACCTCTTCAAGGTTGACCCGCCAGGGGTTCTGCTCGAATCTACAAGTTCAAGTGAACTTGAGGTCAAGGGGTATCTGATGGATATCGCTGAAGTCGCCAGACGATCCGGCGTACCGGCATCGGCGCTGCGTTTTTACGAAGAAAAGGGACTGATCGCTTCGCTCGGCCGCCAGGGGCAACGGCGCAGCTTTGCGCCGCAGATCCTGGATCAGCTGGCGCTGATCTCGCTCGGCCAGTCGGCCGGCTTCACCCTGGAGGAAATCCGCTCGATGTTCGCACCCGGCGGCGCGCCGGCCATCGACCGGCAGATGCTCGCGGCCAAGGCCGATGAGCTCGATGCCACCATCCAGCGCCTGCAGGCCATGAGCAATGGCTTACGCCATGCGGCGGCCTGCCCGGCACCGAGCCACGCCGAGTGCCCGACCTTCCAGCGCCTGGTGCAAGCGGCAGCCGCCAGCGCCCATGCACGCAAGCACAGCAAGGGCCTGCGCAAGGGCACGCCGCCGACCCGCTAGCCATGATTGCGCCAGTGGACAGCCAAGCCGCGCCGCATGGCGACCTCAGTCGTGCGCTACGCCATAGCGCTTGAGCAGTTGCTTGCAACGCGCGGACAGGTGCAGCACGCGCAGCTGCTTGCCGGCCTTGGCGTAACGCTCGCGCAATGTCTTCAACGCGGCGATGGCCGAGTAGTCGACAAAGCTCAGGTGGCGGCAGTCGAGCACGACCTGCTGCGGATCGTTGGCCGGGTCGAACTGGTTGAGGAAAGGCGTGGTCGAGGCGAAGAACAGCGTGCCGTGCAGACTGTAGAGCTTGCTGCCATCGGCCTGCAGATGGCTGTCGGCATACAGCTCGCGGGCGTGCTGCCAGGCGAAGTTGAGCGCGGCGATGACGATGCCGCAGAGCACCGCAGTGGCCAGGTCGGTGAACACGGTGATGCTGGTCACCGCGATGATCACCAGCACATCGTTGAGCGGCACCCGGTTGAGCACCCGCAGCGAGGCCCAGGCGAAGGTCTGCTGCGCCACCACGAACATCACCCCGACCAGTGCGGCCAGCGGAATGCGCTCGATCAGCGGCGAGAGAAACAGCACGAACAGCAGGATCATCACCCCGGCGACCACGCCGGAGAGCCGGCCGCGACCACCGGAGCTGAGGTTGATCACGGTCTGCCCAATCATCGCGCAACCACCCATGCCACCAAACACCCCGGAAACCATGTTGGCCGCCCCCAGGGTCACGCACTCGCGGTCCGGGTAGCCGCGGCTCTCGGTGATCTCGTCGGTCAGGTTCAGCGTCAGCAGGGTTTCCAGCAGGCCGACCAGGCCCATCAAGATCGCGTAGGGCGCCACGATGCGCAGGGTTTCCAGGGTCCAGGGCACCTGCGGCAGGGCGAACTCCGGCAGACCACCGGCGATATGCGCCATGTCGCCCAGGGTGTGGGTCGGCAGGCCGAGCAGGTACACCGCCAGGCCCACGCCGAGGATTGCCACCAGCGCCGGCGGCACGCTGCGGGTCAGGCGCGGCAGCAGGTAGACGATGGCCATGGTCAGCGCCACCAGGCCCAGCATCAGGTACAGCGCGTTGCCGCTGAGCCAGGCCTCGCCCTGCTTGAAGTGCTCCAGCTGAGCCAGGGCGATGATGATCGCCAGGCCATTGACGAAGCCGATCATCACCGAGTGCGGCACCATGCGAATCAGCTTGCCCAGGCGCAGCACCCCGAACAGGATCATCAGCAAACCGCCGAGCAGCACGGTGGCGAGCAGGTACTGCACGCCATACTCGACCACCAGCGCGACTATCACCACGGCCATCGAACCGGCGGCACCGGAAACCATGCCCGGCCGGCCGCCGAACAACGCAGTCAGGGTGCAGATGATGAAAGCGCCGTACAGCCCCATCAGCGGATTGAGGTGCGCCACCAGGGCGAAGGCGATGCACTCCGGCACCAGCGCGAAGGAGGTAGTGAGTCCGGCCAGGACGTCGGCGCGCAGACGTTTTACTTTCATGCAATGACCCAAGGGCGGACGGGCAAGGCCGGGCCGCGGAGCGTGTGGGGAATGAGGGTCGCGGATGTTACGGAAATGCCGGCGGGCAGGCCAGTGATTGGCCGGGTACCTGAACGGAACGCAAAACCTGAGCCGTACCTCGTAACTCCCCTCTCCCACTTGTGGGAGAGGGGCTGGGGGAGAGGGAATTGGCCCACTCACCTCCTCCCTTCTCCACCATCACCTCGCCGACTGCTCGCCAGCCTCGGCCGCCGGATTAGCCCGCTGCATCTGCTCATGCACCGTGCGCTCCTCCACCCGCGGGTCGAGGGCCGCCGAGAGCGGTGAACTGGTCATGTTGTCCGGCACGGCCACGTGCTGCAGCGGCGCATTCTCCACCGGCTGCATGTGCTTGATGGTGTCCGGACGCACGCGAAAGATCAGCACGAAGGCGCAGAAGCAGACAAAGGCGTAGAGCATGTTCGGCCCCAGCTCGCGCATCAGCAGCCCCGCCGTCAGTGGTCCCAGGCAGGCACCGATACCGAAGGTCACCAGCAGCATGGCCGTCAGCGAAACCCGGTGCTCGGCCTCGATGTAGTCGTTGGAGAACGCCACGGCCAGCGGATACAGGCTGAACTGCAGCAGGCAGAAGACAAAGCCCAGGGGGAACAGCAGCACCAGCGGCAGCTCGGTCAGGATCGCCATAGGCAGGCTGGCCAGGGTCAGCAACACCGCGCAGTTGCGGATCAGCGCGCCGCGATCGTAACGGTCCGACAGCCAGCCCAGCGGCCACTGCACCAGCAGGCCGGCGAGGATGCAGCTGGCCATAAACAGGCCGACCTGCAGGGTACTCAGGCCCATGAGCGAGGCATGCAGCGGCGCCAGACCATAGAAGGAGCCAATCGCCAGGCCCGAGACCAGAATGGTGGTCAGCGACTGCGGCACCCGCCTGATGAAGAACATCGGCTCCAGCGCCACCGGCTGCATCGGCGCCGGGTGGCTACGACGAGTCATGGCCACCGGCACCAGACACAGGGTGAAGCACAGCGCCACCAGCATCAGCAGCTCCAGGCCCAGCGCCGGATGCAGCACCAGCGTGAGCTGGCCGAGCATCAGGCCGAGGTAGCAGGCAATCATGTAGCCGGAGAACACCCGGCCGCGCTGACTGGCATCGGCCTGCTCGTTGAGCCAGCTCTCGATCACCATGTACTGGCACATCATGCCCAGGCCCACTAGCGCGCGCAGCACCAGCCAGGCCGGCAGCCAATCAATCAGGCCGTGGCCGAGCACGGCGGCGCCGACCACGCCGGAGCTGGAAACGAAGGCGCGCATATGGCCGACCCGGGCAATCAGCCGATGGCCGACCTTGCCACCCAGCACCAGGCCGAGATAGTTGGCCGCCATCAGCGCACCGATCCACGCGGTATCGACCTTATCCGCGGCCAGACGCAGGCCCAGGTAGGTACTCAACAGGCCGGAGCCGATCAGCATCAGCAGGGTGGCGAAATACAGTGAGCGAAACGACTTCCAAATACTGGTCATGGACAGCTCGGGGGTTCGATCTGGGAAGCCTGCGCACAGGCTTATCGGGGATGGACTGGAGTATGGTTCAGCCAAGCAGAAGACAGGGGCTGTTCATTGCCGAAACCGACGGTCCATGAACTGAGACCGCCAGGGGCACGCGTAGCGTCACAGCGGCGCGAGGGGAAAGCCGGTACAGCCCCTGGAAGCATTAGCGATATCGCCAGTTTCCCCAGAGTGCGCGACCTGATCAGCCCCTTATAGCGTGGAGGTTTAAACAGTGGGAGTGAAGGCAAGGCTGGCCACGACGGTTAGTTGAGCGGCTGCAATCGGCCAAAGCAGCCCTTCGAGCCAAGCAGCGGTTGACAGAAAAATTTATCCAAAACAGAAGGATTCCTCTTTTATTCACAACCAGATATAGCATTAAGCCATTATCGACCGAGTGCCTTTATGGCAAAATTCCGAAGCACATCTCTGAACAGCAGCAAATTTCTA
Encoded here:
- a CDS encoding DUF2938 domain-containing protein — protein: MTNLLQFITLAAGIGILATALMDAWLMLLKYAGVPTLNFAFIGRWVGHLLRGRLAHAAIAKAPPIRGELALGWLMHYATGIAFAGLLLAIVGLDWAWQPTLLPALLVGVATVSIPLLVIQPAMGSGFAAAKTPTPLRNCLKSLANHSVFGLGLYLAALLIGALLR
- a CDS encoding helix-turn-helix domain-containing protein; the protein is MDIAEVARRSGVPASALRFYEEKGLIASLGRQGQRRSFAPQILDQLALISLGQSAGFTLEEIRSMFAPGGAPAIDRQMLAAKADELDATIQRLQAMSNGLRHAAACPAPSHAECPTFQRLVQAAAASAHARKHSKGLRKGTPPTR
- a CDS encoding SulP family inorganic anion transporter yields the protein MKVKRLRADVLAGLTTSFALVPECIAFALVAHLNPLMGLYGAFIICTLTALFGGRPGMVSGAAGSMAVVIVALVVEYGVQYLLATVLLGGLLMILFGVLRLGKLIRMVPHSVMIGFVNGLAIIIALAQLEHFKQGEAWLSGNALYLMLGLVALTMAIVYLLPRLTRSVPPALVAILGVGLAVYLLGLPTHTLGDMAHIAGGLPEFALPQVPWTLETLRIVAPYAILMGLVGLLETLLTLNLTDEITESRGYPDRECVTLGAANMVSGVFGGMGGCAMIGQTVINLSSGGRGRLSGVVAGVMILLFVLFLSPLIERIPLAALVGVMFVVAQQTFAWASLRVLNRVPLNDVLVIIAVTSITVFTDLATAVLCGIVIAALNFAWQHARELYADSHLQADGSKLYSLHGTLFFASTTPFLNQFDPANDPQQVVLDCRHLSFVDYSAIAALKTLRERYAKAGKQLRVLHLSARCKQLLKRYGVAHD
- a CDS encoding MFS transporter, with product MTSIWKSFRSLYFATLLMLIGSGLLSTYLGLRLAADKVDTAWIGALMAANYLGLVLGGKVGHRLIARVGHMRAFVSSSGVVGAAVLGHGLIDWLPAWLVLRALVGLGMMCQYMVIESWLNEQADASQRGRVFSGYMIACYLGLMLGQLTLVLHPALGLELLMLVALCFTLCLVPVAMTRRSHPAPMQPVALEPMFFIRRVPQSLTTILVSGLAIGSFYGLAPLHASLMGLSTLQVGLFMASCILAGLLVQWPLGWLSDRYDRGALIRNCAVLLTLASLPMAILTELPLVLLFPLGFVFCLLQFSLYPLAVAFSNDYIEAEHRVSLTAMLLVTFGIGACLGPLTAGLLMRELGPNMLYAFVCFCAFVLIFRVRPDTIKHMQPVENAPLQHVAVPDNMTSSPLSAALDPRVEERTVHEQMQRANPAAEAGEQSAR